A stretch of the Archangium violaceum genome encodes the following:
- a CDS encoding SMI1/KNR4 family protein, with protein sequence MPAQEQEVEAAMEEFLLRVVPNLGQQWKGTTPDAIARIEQIAGRPLPPFYHWFLSRMGQSMGPLAYPTLDFSAQRVLDCYAKGWVEPHPRLLLIAHDANGMMPMPLFYDLDAPARGDALVASREEGADADDLYEKFETLREMLAWGALSLFRLEKMPQMCRGIFYGDHPNLLALIEPVMSSLGFKQPISTGPYCGLYERDNAAMICMGTPRQGLDKVRSFKFSGNTAGILRKSLGEIAAASSLEVQVDEWAPALR encoded by the coding sequence ATGCCAGCACAAGAACAAGAGGTAGAGGCCGCGATGGAGGAGTTTCTCCTGAGAGTCGTGCCCAACCTCGGGCAGCAATGGAAGGGCACCACGCCGGACGCGATTGCTCGAATCGAGCAGATTGCAGGCCGCCCCCTGCCGCCCTTCTATCACTGGTTCCTCAGTCGCATGGGGCAAAGCATGGGTCCTCTGGCCTATCCTACTCTCGACTTCTCGGCACAGCGCGTGCTCGACTGCTATGCCAAAGGCTGGGTCGAGCCTCATCCCCGACTCTTGCTGATTGCGCATGACGCCAATGGCATGATGCCCATGCCGCTCTTCTACGACCTCGATGCGCCTGCACGCGGCGATGCGCTGGTGGCGTCAAGAGAGGAAGGCGCCGATGCGGATGACCTGTACGAGAAGTTCGAGACTTTGCGCGAGATGCTGGCATGGGGCGCGCTCTCTCTGTTCCGATTGGAAAAGATGCCACAGATGTGCAGGGGTATCTTCTATGGCGACCATCCCAACCTCCTCGCCCTCATAGAACCAGTGATGAGTAGCCTGGGCTTCAAGCAACCGATTTCCACCGGCCCCTACTGCGGGCTGTATGAACGCGACAACGCGGCCATGATCTGCATGGGGACACCGAGGCAAGGACTCGACAAGGTGCGATCCTTCAAGTTCAGCGGAAACACCGCTGGAATCCTCCGGAAGAGCCTGGGTGAAATCGCAGCGGCGTCTTCGCTGGAGGTCCAGGTCGATGAATGGGCTCCGGCGCTCAGATGA
- a CDS encoding SMI1/KNR4 family protein: MEDFLLRVVPGLAEQWQGSTPEELAQIERIAGRPLPPFYRWFLTRMGQSMGPLTYPRLDFSARRVLTCYTEELVEPHPRFLLIGYNSDDMMPLHVFYDLDLAARADARVTKRHARGGALHDQFETFREMLAYRALSSFRIDRMPQRCRTIVTGDEPDILSHLDPVMDRLGFTRPVPTGPHCGLYERHDAAMVCTKIPRDKPEAVMVFRLGGSASGTLRRIQGAIATESALRLDVREWAPPLA; the protein is encoded by the coding sequence ATGGAGGATTTTCTCCTGAGGGTTGTTCCAGGGCTCGCCGAGCAGTGGCAGGGCAGCACCCCCGAAGAGCTCGCCCAGATCGAGCGGATTGCCGGTCGCCCCTTGCCTCCGTTCTATCGCTGGTTCCTGACCCGTATGGGCCAAAGCATGGGACCTCTGACCTATCCTCGGCTGGATTTCTCGGCGCGGCGTGTACTCACATGCTACACGGAGGAGTTGGTCGAGCCCCATCCTCGGTTCTTGCTCATCGGATATAATTCCGATGACATGATGCCCCTGCATGTCTTCTACGATCTCGATTTGGCGGCACGAGCTGATGCAAGAGTGACGAAGCGACATGCGCGGGGCGGTGCTCTTCACGATCAATTCGAGACTTTTCGCGAAATGTTGGCATATAGAGCTTTGTCGAGCTTCCGAATTGACAGGATGCCGCAGCGCTGCAGGACCATAGTCACAGGCGATGAGCCAGACATTCTTTCACACCTCGATCCGGTGATGGACCGTCTTGGATTCACAAGACCGGTTCCCACCGGTCCCCACTGTGGTCTGTATGAGAGGCACGACGCGGCCATGGTTTGCACCAAGATCCCACGTGATAAACCCGAGGCAGTCATGGTCTTCAGACTCGGGGGCAGCGCTTCGGGCACTCTCAGGAGAATCCAGGGGGCGATCGCAACCGAGTCCGCATTGAGGCTCGATGTGAGAGAATGGGCGCCTCCGCTCGCGTGA
- a CDS encoding IS110 family transposase, giving the protein MEYIGIDVHKRDSQVCILGESGEVVLEQRVRTQRERLGELLSKRPKARVLLEASTESEWVARYLEERGHEVVVKGTNFAPMYATRSRRVKTDKRDARSLAEACRLGAYRPAHRISDARRHLKAQLAVREALVRTRTRSISLVSALVRYEGWRIAEGEAESFVKRVAALPLPAGSWRRWRRCSISCSTSTSRLPS; this is encoded by the coding sequence ATGGAGTACATTGGCATCGACGTGCACAAGCGGGACAGCCAGGTGTGCATTCTGGGCGAGAGTGGCGAGGTGGTGCTGGAGCAGCGGGTGAGGACGCAACGGGAGCGGTTGGGGGAGCTGCTGAGCAAGCGCCCGAAGGCCCGGGTGCTATTGGAGGCCTCCACCGAGAGCGAATGGGTGGCGCGGTACTTGGAAGAGAGGGGCCACGAGGTGGTGGTGAAAGGCACCAACTTCGCGCCCATGTACGCCACGCGCAGCCGCCGGGTGAAGACAGACAAGAGGGATGCGCGCAGCCTGGCGGAGGCGTGCAGGTTGGGGGCATACCGGCCGGCGCACCGCATTTCGGACGCCAGGAGGCACCTGAAGGCGCAGCTGGCGGTGCGTGAGGCGCTGGTGCGCACGCGTACCCGCTCCATTTCCCTGGTGAGCGCCCTGGTGCGGTACGAAGGGTGGCGGATAGCGGAAGGGGAGGCGGAGTCCTTCGTCAAGCGGGTGGCGGCCCTGCCTCTGCCGGCAGGCTCATGGCGCAGGTGGCGCCGCTGCTCAATCTCATGCAGCACCTCAACGAGCAGATTGCCTTCATGA
- a CDS encoding DUF4150 domain-containing protein: protein MAKVSVNAPKTPVTEGSNGVAAATLPNVCKMPGPPAPFVPTPLPNIGKSGSDPKNYSKSVTIEGKKVAIRGATFGSMGDVASKGTGGGIVSSNVEGPTSFVGPGSMNVKIEGKNVQLLGDPMLNNCGPSGSPANSATLMGVIQVPGWMLTAVTGEKECPLCDEKHQSDGALKETDATREDAKTLAKALTKNNQGPDQSRKFPSPRTDTGRMLGVVRCSCDQRYADHSSRTERVFREIVKDELKWHAPADGGLDISIVRKNAETGQNENIRLKKVRAFTEKLCEKQGQDVSRVEKAWSKANQLHEEWLRDTTHPAHYPPGSCAGPKALVLALDDGAYVSGLTERWFHSAKGRTEGKVEYFRSDRGEVDLGSFGHGESVPPCGSCNIILPLMLCTKGKSKEMKCQHKNKR, encoded by the coding sequence ATGGCGAAAGTGTCAGTGAATGCTCCAAAGACCCCGGTGACCGAGGGAAGCAACGGGGTTGCCGCGGCGACGCTGCCCAACGTCTGCAAGATGCCAGGGCCCCCGGCACCATTCGTACCGACGCCGCTGCCCAACATCGGCAAGAGCGGGTCGGATCCGAAGAACTACTCCAAGAGCGTGACGATTGAGGGGAAGAAGGTGGCCATCCGGGGCGCCACCTTCGGCTCGATGGGAGACGTGGCCAGCAAGGGGACCGGGGGCGGGATTGTCTCCTCCAATGTGGAGGGCCCGACGAGCTTCGTGGGCCCCGGGTCCATGAACGTGAAGATTGAGGGGAAGAACGTCCAGTTGCTCGGTGACCCGATGCTCAACAACTGCGGACCGAGCGGCAGCCCGGCCAACTCGGCGACGCTGATGGGGGTCATTCAGGTCCCCGGCTGGATGCTCACGGCCGTCACGGGAGAGAAGGAATGCCCTCTCTGCGATGAAAAGCATCAATCCGATGGCGCACTGAAAGAGACGGACGCGACGAGGGAGGATGCCAAGACACTGGCGAAGGCGCTCACCAAGAACAACCAAGGTCCTGATCAGAGCCGGAAGTTCCCCTCGCCGAGAACTGACACAGGAAGAATGCTCGGCGTGGTCCGGTGTTCGTGCGACCAGAGGTATGCAGACCACTCGAGCAGGACGGAGCGGGTGTTCCGCGAGATCGTCAAGGATGAACTCAAATGGCACGCCCCCGCGGATGGTGGCCTCGATATTTCGATTGTCCGCAAAAATGCAGAAACAGGACAAAACGAAAACATCAGACTCAAAAAGGTCAGAGCATTCACCGAGAAGCTCTGCGAAAAGCAGGGCCAGGACGTGAGTCGTGTGGAAAAGGCATGGAGTAAAGCCAACCAACTTCACGAAGAATGGCTTCGGGACACCACACATCCCGCCCACTACCCCCCAGGGAGCTGTGCCGGTCCCAAGGCACTCGTGCTCGCTTTGGATGATGGAGCCTACGTCAGTGGCCTCACCGAGCGGTGGTTCCACAGTGCCAAGGGGCGGACCGAAGGGAAGGTCGAGTACTTCCGCAGTGACCGAGGTGAGGTAGATCTAGGCTCCTTTGGTCACGGAGAGAGCGTCCCTCCGTGTGGGTCCTGCAACATCATTCTACCCTTGATGCTCTGCACCAAAGGCAAGAGCAAGGAGATGAAATGCCAGCACAAGAACAAGAGGTAG
- a CDS encoding SMI1/KNR4 family protein: MEEFLLRVVPNLGQQWRGATPDAIARIEQMAGRPLPPFYRWFLSRMGQSMGRLAYPSLDFSAQRVLERYAE, from the coding sequence ATGGAGGAGTTTCTCCTGAGAGTCGTGCCCAACCTCGGGCAGCAATGGAGGGGCGCCACGCCGGACGCGATTGCTCGAATCGAGCAGATGGCGGGCCGCCCCCTGCCTCCCTTCTACCGCTGGTTCCTCAGCCGCATGGGGCAGAGCATGGGACGTCTGGCCTATCCGAGTCTTGACTTCTCGGCGCAGCGTGTGCTCGAGCGTTACGCCGAGTGA
- a CDS encoding PAAR-like domain-containing protein codes for MSKVTVNGPKTPVTEGSNGVAAATLPNVCKMPGPPAPFVPTPLPNIGKSGTDPKGYSKSVTIGGKKVAIRGATFGSMGDVASKGTGGGIVSSNVEGPTSFVGPGSMNVKIEGKSVQLLGDPMLNNCGPSGSPANAATMMGVLQATGLVTAFTGEDTCPLCGKQHDPLEETEKTKADASALASKLDTMVKAKKGRHLATMLGVVQCKCGQKYADQSAVTFVEFCAAVEELGWHAPMGSLSIDSRKGEEEAYNNTRGQIHSRVLKRCGDSSEVVQRWADAEELALYSDQHREEAAAYPPGVCAAQKHSCSLGTGGPTQARSPNSGSTVRESGHRRRSSSAMRPRTRSSSIRLSMARPSPHVKPANSSFLCYSAPETRTSANTKSRA; via the coding sequence ATGTCGAAAGTCACAGTGAATGGTCCGAAGACCCCGGTGACCGAGGGGAGCAACGGGGTTGCCGCGGCGACGTTACCCAACGTGTGCAAGATGCCGGGGCCGCCGGCGCCGTTCGTTCCGACGCCGTTGCCCAACATCGGTAAGAGCGGAACGGACCCGAAGGGCTACTCCAAGAGCGTGACGATTGGGGGGAAGAAGGTGGCGATCAGGGGCGCCACCTTCGGTTCCATGGGGGACGTGGCCAGCAAGGGGACCGGAGGCGGAATCGTCTCTTCGAACGTGGAAGGACCCACGAGCTTCGTGGGCCCTGGCTCCATGAACGTGAAGATCGAGGGGAAGAGCGTCCAGCTGCTCGGCGACCCCATGCTCAACAACTGCGGGCCGAGCGGCAGCCCGGCCAACGCAGCAACGATGATGGGAGTGCTCCAAGCGACCGGGCTCGTCACGGCCTTCACCGGAGAGGACACATGCCCTCTGTGCGGCAAGCAACATGACCCGCTAGAAGAAACGGAAAAGACGAAGGCCGACGCCTCGGCTCTGGCCTCGAAGCTCGATACGATGGTGAAAGCCAAGAAGGGGCGCCACTTGGCGACGATGCTGGGGGTGGTCCAATGCAAGTGCGGACAGAAGTATGCAGACCAGTCGGCTGTGACGTTTGTGGAATTCTGTGCCGCTGTTGAGGAACTCGGATGGCACGCACCTATGGGTTCTCTTTCGATCGATAGCCGGAAGGGTGAAGAAGAGGCTTACAACAACACGCGAGGGCAGATTCACTCGCGCGTGTTGAAGCGCTGCGGTGACTCGTCGGAAGTGGTACAGAGATGGGCGGACGCGGAGGAACTTGCCCTATATAGCGATCAACATCGGGAAGAGGCCGCAGCGTACCCTCCGGGAGTCTGTGCTGCCCAAAAGCACTCCTGCTCGCTTGGGACGGGGGGGCCTACCCAAGCGCGCTCACCGAACAGTGGTTCCACAGTAAGGGAAAGCGGACATCGGCGCCGATCCAGTTCCGCGATGCGCCCACGAACAAGATCGTCGTCGATACGTTTGAGCATGGCAAGACCGTCCCCCCATGTAAAACCTGCGAACTCATCGTTCCTTTGCTACTCTGCCCCGGAGACCAGGACCAGTGCAAACACTAAATCCAGAGCCTGA